A stretch of DNA from Mesomycoplasma lagogenitalium:
AGAATATGTTTTAAACCGCAGATGAATATTTTGAGTTTTAAAAAAAGATATTGTATTTTATAGAACTAAAATATATGATTTTTAAAAATGGCTTTAATAAAAAAGAGGGTTTTATTTTTAAATTCCCTCTTTTTTATTATCTTTTATTAAAAATTGCAAATCATTAAAAGATTTTCTTAAAATTTCAATTAAATCCTTTCTTTTTAACATATTCATAGCTCTTTTTACTGGTAAATATTTTACTTTAGTAATATCTTTATCATTAATTTTTAAAATATTTTTTTCCTTTTCTATTGCTAAAAATAAAATTACTTTTTTATCGTTATTATTATCCAATTTATAATTTGTTTCATATTGATATTGTTCCATAATAATAACATTTTCTAAATTAGTTTCTTCTTTTAACTCTCTAATTGCAGTTTGAATATGAGTTTCATCATTTTCCACATGTCCTTTTGGAAAAGATCAAAATTTATTAAATTGTTTAACTATTAAAACTTTAATTTGCCTTTTAAATTTTTTAAAAACAATAGCACCACATGAAATTTCTAGCATATTATCCTCCTAAAATGATTTTATCAAAAAAATATTCATAATAATTCAAAAAAAAGTTCAAAAAAGTCAAAAATAATGATTTTTTTTGAACTTTTTTGTGTTTTTCTTTCGTCATATATATATATATATATATATAATTGATAAAGTGAATAACTTCACTAAAATTAAAACACATTGTAATTTTGAACAAAAACTATGAAAAATTTATTTTTAGGAAAAGCGCCAAGAGAAAGAAAATATTTGCCGAAAGTAATCGAACATTTATATTCGTTTTTTTCTGCGATAATTTTTTCTATTTCTCTAATTTTTTTCATTTTTTTACTAATAAACACTGAAGAAAAAAACTTACAAGATAAGTTGTTTTTATTATTAAACAAAATGGAATTTAGATTAATAATTTCTTTTTTTGTTTTTTGTTTTTTAGTAAATATTGTTTATGTAATTAGACTTGTAAGAATATTACCGAAAACAGAAAGTGGAAAAATTTTGGTTTATTTAGAAATTATATTTTTAATTTTGTTTTTCCTTTCTTTTATAAATTTATTTGTTTCATTATCTTGTTTAAAATTCAATGAAATAGTTTTTGAATAGAAAAGGAAAAAAATGAGAAAAAGTAAAAAAATATTAGGACTTTCAGTTTTGGGATTACCGGTTTTAGCATTTATTTCATGTGGAGATAATGTTAATGAATTTGCTAACTCTAAAGAAATAAGAGTTGCTAAATATGGTCCACAAACCGAATTTTGAAATCAAGTTGAAAACGAATTTAAAAATACTGAATCATATAAAAACGGGTATAGATTAGTTTTTATTGAAAAAGAAGTTTTCGGTGCTATTGATCAAATAGTAAACACATCTTTATTAGATAAAAATTCACCTGATTTAATTTACAGTCCGCAAGACAGAATAACAGATTTATTAAGTAAAAGAGCCTTAAAACCTTATTCAGAAGAATTTAAAAATAAATTAATTCAACAAATTAATGCAAGTGATGCGGAAAAAAGTTTTATTAATTCCTTCGGTTCATTTAGATATGTAAATGATAAAAATGCTAGTTTCTATAATTTCGCTCATAACAAAGAGGGAATTGTTATGATGTCAAGTCAAACATTAGAGGAAGTTAAAAAAGATTTAGAAAATAAAGACACAGATGAAATGGTTGAATTAGTAAAAGAAGGAAAGGCATTTTTCAGAATTCAAGACGGATGATACGGTAATGGTATTTTAGGTGGACATTTAACTTCTGATGAAATGAAGAAAATGTTTTATGTTAAAGAAGATGGAACATGATCTTCAGGATTTTTAAAATCAGATTCAAATCATAGCAAATTTAAAGAAGCTGTTAAAGTAGCTGCTGAATTAATGTTCCCAGTGTGAGAAGCGGCATTTTCTAAAACAGAAGAAGAATATAAACAAACAAAATGAAGTCAAAATGGAATTGAACAAAATGATTTAAAAACATTATTACAACACGATATGGGTCCTGTGCAAAATAAAGTGCAAGAACTTTTAGCTGCTAAAAAATTAAAATATGCTTTTGTAGGTTCGTGAGATGTTGGTAATGCTTCAAATCAAGGAATTAACACTTTTTTAAATACTCCTAAATTAAAAAATGATAAAGAATACATTCAAGCAGCTGGTTCATGATCGTGAGCAATTAACTCAAGAAACAATGGAGCATCTGTTGAGAGAGAAAAAGCATTAGAAGAAGTTTTATCAATTATTTTTAAAACAGAATCATATTATGCATACTTCAAAAAAGATACAAAAATTCCATATTATACAAATATTCAAGATAGATTGAAAACAAGACTTGACGAAGATAGAAAACTTCAACAAACTTCATTAAGCACATTCGCAACAGAAGCCGGGTATGCTAATATTGATGAATTATTAGCAAAATTTAATGAAAATGTTAATATAGTTCAACAAAATTTATCAAAAGTTTATGGTCAAGATAAAAGTTGAAGTCAAGAACAAAATTCTTCTCCATTAAATGATGCTAATTTATACACAGAAGTATACGATAATACAAAAAGTAAATATCCAGGTGTAACAGATGAACATTTAACCAAACTAACATCTAATCCTTTAAAACAAGCTACTGGATTAAGAAATGCAATAGCAGCACTTTTAGGATTAACAGATTTAGCAAATTTAAAAGGTTCAACCAATGAAACATGACAAATTGCTAAAACATTATTAAAAACTAGTTCAGTTCCTAAGGATTTAGAGCAAGATGAAAATAACTTACACATTAGAAAAGTGGAAAAATTAATTTTTGGAGCTAATGGTGATAACGGTGGCGAAAAAGTCGAATTAACACAAGAACTAAAAAACGCCGAAAGTAGAACAAAAAAATTAGCAGAAGTTAAAAAAGCAGCAGCTGAATTTTCAAAAACTTATGCAAAAACCGCTGTTAATGAAGAGACAATTAATAAAGCTGCTGAACTATATTTTAATAATTACATTAATCAAGCAGATTGACTAAATTGAAAAGACGGATATGAACCTCAATTTTTAGCAACTAAATTCCCTAAAAAAGATTCATCTTCTTCTGATAAAACAGTTTCAGAAGTTACTTTATTAGTTAATGAATACAAAAATGGAAATGTTGCACAAAAAATTATCGATGTTATTACTTCTACTAAACCATTATCTGAAAAAGATGGACTTGGAGTATTTAACATAAAAGAAGGAAGATTGGATAATTGAAATCCACAATTTAAGCAATTTTGAGGAATATGAAACGATCAATCATTTGGTAGTGCAAAATTCTATGAAAGTATTGCTAAAGGAACAACATTAGAACAATTCCAAGAAATATTTGTAAATAAAATTGATGAATTAGTACAAGTAAACGTTAATACTTGAAATTCAAGTAATGCACCTGACTTTATTAAATAAAAATGAAATATAAACCAAAAATAGAAAGAAGAATATTTTATTTATTGATTACACTTCTTTCTATTTCTATTATTTTTTTATTATTTTGACTTTTAGAAGGATTAATAATAGGAACACAAGCATTTGATAATTTAAAAGATCAAGAAAGAGAAAGTGCAATCAATACTTTTTTAACAGTTAGATATGTTGGTTATATCACTAATTCAGTTGTTATCATTGGATATTTAATAAATATTATTATTTCTAAAAAATATGGTTATGGTTATTTATTTTGTTTTATATGAATTTTATTTTTCATAGGAATTATAATTGCTCCATATTTTACAAGCGGAAATATAAATGAAAATATCATCAGGCTAATGATTGTAATTTTTTGAACAATAATATTTTCTATTTTAGCAATAATTAACTGTTATTTATTAATTGATTTAAAAAGAAAAAGATTAATGCATCATTATAAAAAACTACGAATAAGCAAAGGAGGTTAAATTGGAAAAAATTAAATTATGAAATTGATATGGCGAAAGCTATGAGAAAAAAATTAATGATAAAAAATATTCATATAAAGATTTTATTAACCAATCTAAAAATGTTTATGATCGTAAAAAAAGAAATCTCGATTTAAAGAAAAAAATTGATAAAAATCTGTTTTTAAAAGCTAGATTGAATTTAAAAAACGAAGAAAAAAGAGCACTAACTACTTTAAAAATTTCACATAGAAATGAATCACAAATTTTAAAAGAAACAATTAAGCAATTAAAAATAGCAAAAGATTTAAAATCATTAATTAAATTTGAGATTAAAAAAATTGATAAAAAAAACATTGAATCAGCTAATTATGTTCACAATTACTATAAAATGCTTTTAAAAACAGCTGATGATGTTTCGATTAAAGAGCAAAACATTCAATCAGTTTTAGAAAAGGCAAAAAGTGATGAAAACATTCTCTTAATGCATAAAGCATTTTTAATTATTATTTATCAATACATAAAAATTACCAACAATAAAGAAAGATTTAGTAAAAAATCAGTTTTTGAGAACATTGATAAATTCACAAGTGAACAGCAAATTATTTTAAATGATGATGCAAATATTAAAAAAATAAAAGAACTTTATAAAGTCTTAATAAATAAACAAAGTAAATTATTTATTAAAAAAAGTGAAATAGAAAATCAATTGCCAACAATTAAAAAAGAATCAAAAGAAAAATTTAAAAAAGAAAAAAAAGAATTAAAAATTGATTATCAAAAAAGGATTTTACAAGCTGAATATTCATATAATGAAGAATATCAAACAAAAATTTTAGATGCCAAATCAGAATTAAAAGAAAGAAAATTAAAAATCAAGGCAAAAAAAGTTGAGTTAATTGAAGCGAATAAAGAAAAGAATTTAAAATTGCAGCAATATTACGCTGGTAAAAAACTTCAAGAAAAACAAATAAAACAAGAATATAAACAAGAAATTAAAATAGTTAAGGATTTATTTAAAATTAACAAGCAGTATCAAAAAGCACTTATTATTGCTAATTTCTTAAAATTAAATGCAAAAAAACATTTAAAAGATGTTTATGAAAAATACCATTTATCTTTAGTTGATTTTCATACTAAAAACAAAGAAAATGAAATAGTTTTCAATAAAAATAAATCCCATTTTCAAGATGTTATTAACAAAGTTGAATCGACAATAAAAAATATTAAAATAGAAGATAAAAAAAGACTGGAAATTCATTTAGAAAATCATTTACCATTCATTTATAGAAAAAGTAAATATAAAAATGCGCTTTTATATGTAAAAGCAAATTATTATAAAAAATTAGGTCAATTAAAACAAGAATATAGTTATGATGGTGATTTTCTTATCAAAAAATCTGATGCTTTATTTGAATATTTAAGTGATTGAAACAAGCAATTAAATAAATTTAATTATGAATCTAGAAATGCAAAATTAAAAATTTTAGAAATTGATAGTAATCCACTTCAGGAAAATAAAGAAAGATTAGAAAATAAATTTTTATCTATAAAAACAGAATATCAAGAAAATGTTAATAACTTAAAATCTAAATTAAAAGCAAACGAGATTACTAAAAAGGCATATTCATTTAAATTAAAAGAATTAAAAATTAATTATAAAGAAGATATTAATTCCTTAAAATTATTTGATGAAAAAGAAAAAAATAAATCTATTTTAAAAACTCAGTTTATTAGATTAAATTCAAAAAGAAAAATAGTTAAAAAAATTTATGAATCAAAAGTTACTGAAGTAGTAAAACAAATACCAACAGAAAATAAAAATGGCGCAAAATGAAAAGCGATGTTTTTAAATTTATTATTTCCAGGACTTGCGCAATTATTTATTTTTAAAGAATATCGTAAGGCAATTTTATATTTAATTTTATCAACACTGTTTTATGCAGTATTTGTTCCCTTTTCATTTGGAATAACTTGAAATAAAATTGGAGGAATTCAAGGAATTATTGATTTAGGTAAAAGTATCCATAATTTTGAAAAAGGAATTTTACCAGATGCAAGATTTTGAATGTTCGGTGCTGCAGCTTCATTTATTTTATTAGCAGTTACATTAGCATTTATCATTTCCAGTGCAGTTGGTGCATATAGGCAAGGTAAATTTTTAGAAGAAGGAATGCGACCTCAAACTTGAAGTCAAACAAAAAAATGATTAAGTGAACAAGGATTCCCTTGGTTAATTTCAATTCCTGGATGATTTTTAATTGCATTTATTGTTTTAGTTCCTTTAATTACATCATTATTAATTTCCTTTTCAAACACTGGATTTCAACATACACCTCCAGGACAAACGGTAGATTGAATTGGATTTGGTCAATATGGTAAATGATGAATTTTTAGAAATAATGGACTACTAACATCAATTTCTAGAGTTGTGGGTTGAACATTAATGTGAACCTTTTTATCAGGTTTATCTGTAATTATAGTTGGAACATTATTTGCAATTTTAGTTAATAGTGAAAAAATTAAATTTAAAAAATTCTTTAGATTGATTTATATCATTCCGTGGGCAATACCTGCCTTTGTTACAATTATTTTCTTAAAATCAGCATTTCAAGCAGATAGTTCATCTTTAATTAATTACATTTTAATTAAGTTAAATATTATTGATAGTGGAATTAACTTTTTCGCAAGCACTAGTTGAGTAAGATTTTTATTAATAGTAATTCAAACTTGATTAGGACATTCTTATATCTTTTTATTAATAACAGGTAATTTACAATCGATACCGAAAGATATATATGAAGCAGGAGAAATAGATGGCGCAAGAAAATCAAAACTATTTTGACATATAACTTTACCGATTTTACTTTCTTCATTAGCGCCTTTATTAATAGGACAATTTACATTTATGTTCAATAACTTTACAATAATTTCACTATTTTCAGGTGGTGGACCTGCATATTTAAATCCAACCGCCTTTCAAGAAGCAAGTACAGATATTATTATTTCATGAATTTATAAACTAACAACCGCTGTACAAATTGATGGAAACGTTGCATTTTCATCTGCGCTTGTTATTTTAGCATCATTAATATCTGTATCATTTGCAGCATATGGATTTGCAAAAAGTTTAGCAAAAGGAGGTAAATAAAATGAAATTATTTTCTTTAAAAAGTAAAATAAAAGATAAAAAAATTAAAACTAATGCTTTTAAAAATAGTAAAATAAAAATTCATACTTCCGATTCTAAACCACTTACTTTAATAGAAGGTATATATTTATTTTTTAATTACTTGCTTTTATTAATTTGAGTTTTTATTATTTTATTTCCACTAGTAACTATGGTGTTAGCTTCATTCAATACCTTCAATCCTAGATATATTTCTTTATCACCGGATTCATTTAAATTTGGTTTTGATAATTTTGTGTATTTATTTCAAAATGAAAGAAGTTTATATGTAAATTGATACATAAATACAATTATTATAGCATTATCAACAATGTTGATTACAATCGTTTTTGTAGCATTTAATGGTTATGCCTATTCTAGATTTAAATTTGCAGGATCAAAACATTCGCTTTCAGTGATTATGTTATTACAAATGATTCCAGCAACGGCTTCACTAATTTCGCTTTATATTATAGTAACTCTAGGAAGAGATTCGCTTGGATTAGATCCGAGAATTACATTAATATTGATTTATTCAGGTGGTGCAATAGCAGGGAACACTTTTGTTTTTAAAAGTTATTTAGATTCAATTTCGCGAGAATTAGATGATTCAGCAAAAATCGATGGTTGTGGTAATTGAAAATTATTTACTAGAATTTTATTACCAATAGCAAGACCAATGATCGCAATAATTGCCCTATGATCGTTTTTAATTCCTTTTGGTGATGTGATTTTGCCTAAATTTACAATAGCAGATATGAAACAAACAACATTAGCTGTGGGACTTGATTCATTTATTTCCACAGAACCAAAACATATTAATGCCGGAGCATATTCAGCAGGTGCTCTATTAGCATCAATTCCACCATTTGTATTATTTATGTTATCACAAAGACATATTGTTGGTGGTTTATCAGAAGGTGCAGTGAAAGGATAAAATGAAAAAAGAAAATACTTTATTAGAAAATGTTGAATTAGATGACATTAATGCTTATGATTTGAAATTTGATACATTTTTAAATGAAATTGGAGAAATAACTCAATCCAATAGTGGTGGAACAATTGAATTAGTTAATTTATCAAAAAAATACGAGGGTAATGATAAATGAACTTTAAAAGATATTAATTTAAAAATTGAAGCAGGAAAATTTTGCATTTTTTTAGGACCATCAGGTTGTGGAAAAACTACATTATTAAGAATGATTGCTGGACTTAATTCAATTACTAAAGGTGATTTATTATTTAACGGAAAAAGATTTAATAATCTTTCGCCTGCAGAAAGAAATATTGCAATGGTATTTCAATCATATGCCCTTTATCCTCATATGAATGTTTATAATAATATGAGTTTTGGTTTAAAAATTGCTAAAGAAAGAAAAGATACAATCGACCGAAGAGTAAAAGATGCTGCTAAAATTTTAAAAATTGATAATTATTTATACAATAAGCCACGTGATTTATCCGGAGGTCAAAGACAAAGAGTTGCAATTGGTAGAGCAATAGTAAGAAAACCATCGATCTTTTTAATGGATGAACCTTTATCAAATTTAGATGCTAAATTACGTGAATCGATGAGAAGAGAAATAGTTCAAATTCACAGACTTTTAGGAACAACATCGATTTATGTTACTCACGATCAATTAGAAGCAATGACAATGGGAGATCAAATCGTTGTTTTAAATGATGGTAAAATTCAGCAAAATGGTACAAGCAAAGAGTTATATTTTAAGCCAGCAAATATTTTTGTTGCTAAATTTATCGGTTCGCCTACAATGAATTTATTAGTTGGTGAAAATCAAGATAATAATTTTGTTTTAGAAGGAACAAAATGAACATTAACTTTACCAGAACAATTAAAAGAAACTTTAAAAGATAAAAAAGAATTAGTTATTGGTTATCGTACAGAGGATGTTATTATTCACGAAAGTCAACAACCAAATTCTATTAGAGGAAAAATTTTTGCTGTTGAATCGCTAGGAAAAGAACTTTCAGTAGTAATTAAAATAAATTGAGAAAAAGAAATTGTTGCAACTGTTTTAAATAATCGTGATTTTGAATTATATCAAATAGTTTGAGTTTCATTTAATGACGAAAGAGTACATATTTTTGATAAAAATACAGAAGAAAGATTAAATTAATGAAATATTTTCAAACATACACATATAGAAAAATTACTTTTATTTTAATGATTTTAGTTTCAATAATCAGCTTTGGACTGTTTTTCGGTTTTTATCAAAGTGCATTAGATTATTTAGAGGAAGAGAAAAATTATATTGGTGAAAAATTTAATAATGAAAATTCGCAAATATATGCACAATTACCAATATTTAGAGTAATATGAGTTTTATTTTCTCTTTTAGTTGCAATAATAATAGTTATCTCTATTATCAGCACAGTAAATTATTTAAAACAAACTAACAACAATTTATTATTTTTAAAAATTAATATATTTTTAGTGATTTTTGCAATTATTTTAATTTCAATTTTACTTTCATTTCAACCACCAATTGCAGAAACTTTATTAAGACAGGAAAGAATTATTAAAACATTAAATCCTCCTGATTATACAACAGGATGAATAATTTTTGTTTTATTATTAACTACTGGAATTTTCGGGCTTTTTTCTTTAAAAAACTTTGGTTATTTAAAAAATGACAAAAAAATCATTTTATAAAAAATTATTAATTACAAATGCATTTATGGCTAGTTTATTGACAGTTGTTTCTTGTTCAACAAAAAAATCTTTAAATTGACAAGGAAAAGAGTTTTATCAAGAATACAATAAATTAAGTTATAAAGATGATGATAAAAATGTGCAATTTATTGCACCTTTTTATAGTAAAAATAATGAAAAAAGTTCCACAATTTATCAACTTTTAGTCTATGCAT
This window harbors:
- a CDS encoding NUDIX domain-containing protein — protein: MLEISCGAIVFKKFKRQIKVLIVKQFNKFWSFPKGHVENDETHIQTAIRELKEETNLENVIIMEQYQYETNYKLDNNNDKKVILFLAIEKEKNILKINDKDITKVKYLPVKRAMNMLKRKDLIEILRKSFNDLQFLIKDNKKEGI
- a CDS encoding ABC transporter permease subunit, producing the protein MEKIKLWNWYGESYEKKINDKKYSYKDFINQSKNVYDRKKRNLDLKKKIDKNLFLKARLNLKNEEKRALTTLKISHRNESQILKETIKQLKIAKDLKSLIKFEIKKIDKKNIESANYVHNYYKMLLKTADDVSIKEQNIQSVLEKAKSDENILLMHKAFLIIIYQYIKITNNKERFSKKSVFENIDKFTSEQQIILNDDANIKKIKELYKVLINKQSKLFIKKSEIENQLPTIKKESKEKFKKEKKELKIDYQKRILQAEYSYNEEYQTKILDAKSELKERKLKIKAKKVELIEANKEKNLKLQQYYAGKKLQEKQIKQEYKQEIKIVKDLFKINKQYQKALIIANFLKLNAKKHLKDVYEKYHLSLVDFHTKNKENEIVFNKNKSHFQDVINKVESTIKNIKIEDKKRLEIHLENHLPFIYRKSKYKNALLYVKANYYKKLGQLKQEYSYDGDFLIKKSDALFEYLSDWNKQLNKFNYESRNAKLKILEIDSNPLQENKERLENKFLSIKTEYQENVNNLKSKLKANEITKKAYSFKLKELKINYKEDINSLKLFDEKEKNKSILKTQFIRLNSKRKIVKKIYESKVTEVVKQIPTENKNGAKWKAMFLNLLFPGLAQLFIFKEYRKAILYLILSTLFYAVFVPFSFGITWNKIGGIQGIIDLGKSIHNFEKGILPDARFWMFGAAASFILLAVTLAFIISSAVGAYRQGKFLEEGMRPQTWSQTKKWLSEQGFPWLISIPGWFLIAFIVLVPLITSLLISFSNTGFQHTPPGQTVDWIGFGQYGKWWIFRNNGLLTSISRVVGWTLMWTFLSGLSVIIVGTLFAILVNSEKIKFKKFFRLIYIIPWAIPAFVTIIFLKSAFQADSSSLINYILIKLNIIDSGINFFASTSWVRFLLIVIQTWLGHSYIFLLITGNLQSIPKDIYEAGEIDGARKSKLFWHITLPILLSSLAPLLIGQFTFMFNNFTIISLFSGGGPAYLNPTAFQEASTDIIISWIYKLTTAVQIDGNVAFSSALVILASLISVSFAAYGFAKSLAKGGK
- a CDS encoding sugar ABC transporter permease translates to MKLFSLKSKIKDKKIKTNAFKNSKIKIHTSDSKPLTLIEGIYLFFNYLLLLIWVFIILFPLVTMVLASFNTFNPRYISLSPDSFKFGFDNFVYLFQNERSLYVNWYINTIIIALSTMLITIVFVAFNGYAYSRFKFAGSKHSLSVIMLLQMIPATASLISLYIIVTLGRDSLGLDPRITLILIYSGGAIAGNTFVFKSYLDSISRELDDSAKIDGCGNWKLFTRILLPIARPMIAIIALWSFLIPFGDVILPKFTIADMKQTTLAVGLDSFISTEPKHINAGAYSAGALLASIPPFVLFMLSQRHIVGGLSEGAVKG
- a CDS encoding ABC transporter ATP-binding protein, whose protein sequence is MKKENTLLENVELDDINAYDLKFDTFLNEIGEITQSNSGGTIELVNLSKKYEGNDKWTLKDINLKIEAGKFCIFLGPSGCGKTTLLRMIAGLNSITKGDLLFNGKRFNNLSPAERNIAMVFQSYALYPHMNVYNNMSFGLKIAKERKDTIDRRVKDAAKILKIDNYLYNKPRDLSGGQRQRVAIGRAIVRKPSIFLMDEPLSNLDAKLRESMRREIVQIHRLLGTTSIYVTHDQLEAMTMGDQIVVLNDGKIQQNGTSKELYFKPANIFVAKFIGSPTMNLLVGENQDNNFVLEGTKWTLTLPEQLKETLKDKKELVIGYRTEDVIIHESQQPNSIRGKIFAVESLGKELSVVIKINWEKEIVATVLNNRDFELYQIVWVSFNDERVHIFDKNTEERLN